AATAAGCTCCCCCCTCGCATTCGTCGCATTTTTCTTTTCAAGCCAAGGGAACAACGCTCGATTATGATCCGTCGGCATCTTTAGATTTGTTCGTAATTAATTGCCGCGAATCGCATGCGGCTGCGGCGCGGAACGACGGTAAGGCCGGCCGGTTCCTGCAGGGCCCAACTCGACTGGCCGAAGCCGGCGAACAGCGCTGCCCGCTCTATCGATCCCGAGTCAAGCTGTTCGCTCACCTGCTTCATGCGTCACCTATTTTTCGCGAAACACCAGAGTGCTCACCGAGCCGCTCGGCAGATCCGCCTGCGCCATTTTCTTCCCCAACCGCACCGTCACCCTCTTGACATTAAAGCTGTCGTTCATCATGACCACGACGATCGAGCCGTCGGGATTGCGAAAAGCAAGGGCGTCGTCCGCATAGCCGATCGCCTTGACGCGAACAGCTCCCGGATCGATGAAGCGGCTGAAATGCTTCATGACATAGAATTCGAAATTGTACCGCGCTTGGCGACGGTAGCGATCCACGGTGATCATCGAGTTCTGTTTCCATCCCCACGTGCTCATGCCGGACTCGTCGAGCACCATGTTCCAGTAAATGTACGAGTTGACGCCGCCTTCAAAGTACTTTTTCATCAAACTAAAGGTGTACAATCCCGCCTTGACGTCGTTCGAGCCGTCGCCGCACTCGTTCTCGCTCTGCATAAGCTTTTTCTCGGGGTATTTGCGCCGGGTATCGGCCACGGCGTGTTTGCCGTCCCATTGGTAGCTGACGCCGGTGACCCGCGCTCGACAAACCGGATCGGCGAACATTACGTCGGCGTACTTGCGGATGTCGCCGTGATTGATCGTTCCCAGCCACAGCTCGATGTCGATACCATCGGCATCCAGACGCGGAATAAGGTAATCGCGGTAAAACTCGGTCAGTTCCTCACCGCTCCACAGGCACGAGGGAAAGATTTGGCAGGCATCGACTTCATTCTGCACGTGCAGTTGGACAAGGTTGATGCCTTCGCTGCGGTAAGCCTGGATGAATTTGGAAAAATAGAGCGCATAAGCCCGCAGCACCTGAGGTTCCCAACGCAGGCGGGAGGTCTCCTGTTCTCCTTGACAGGCGTAGAAGCGATTGATTTTCATCCACTGCGGCGGCGACCAGGGCGAAGCAAAGAGCTTGAGGTCGGGCTGGAACTCCATCGCGGCTTTGATGTACGGGATGAGATAGCGATGCTCGCGTTCCATGGAAAAGTGCTGCATATCATAATCTTCCGGTATTTCGGCAAGCGAGTAATAATCGAACGAATAGTCGTTGGCGCCGACCGGCATGCGGCATAGGGTAAAGCGGCAACCGTCGTACGGATCGAAAAGGTCGCGCAACACTTGACGGCGGTCCGACTCGGATAAATAGGACAGCGCATCCCAGCCGCGCTCGTTGAAGCAGCCGCCGAAACCGTCTATGGTTTGAAAGGCGATATCGGGATCAATGACCAAAAGTCGGTAATCGGTGCCGTCAAAGGTCTGCAGTTTGACCGGCGATTCGACCCATGACGCCGAACCGGTAGAAAAGATCCAGCGGGCGACCTGCGCCTGCAGAGTCGTCAACCCTAAACAGGTCAGCAGTACGATGACTTTCATGATCTTCCTCCGAAAAATGGCAAACGATTATTTCTGATAAATCAGCTTAATGTGATGAACCTGACGTTCAGCCGCCGTCTGTGCCGACAGCCGCAGCCAATAGATGCCGCTGGGCAATGATGAATCTTCGGCAGGAGTCCATGAAACCGCACAACCGCCGGCGTCGAAGCGCTGCTCGGCGATCTGCGCGACCTGCCGTCCCAGCAGATTATAAACCTTCAGCTCGATCTGCGCCGGCTCGTTCAAATACCACTCAATGCGCGCCGAACCGTTGCAGGGATTGGGGTATAGTGCAGTCCTTTCTATTACCGGTTTTAAAATACCGTAGGCTGAATTCTTGACTCGCGCAGGATCGACTTGAAAGGTAACGTTGCTGACAAAAGCATTAATCTTTACGACGGCGGGATCGGCTTGTTCGATCCACTGGCCGGCAATGTTGAAATTTCTAAACTGCACGTCGCTGATGCGATGATCGGCATCGTACCCGCTGATTTTAGAAGCGAGTTTCGGCTTTTCGTAACAACGAACATTTTCGAACCGAACATCATGCAGTTGACCGCGCTGTTCGCCTCGCCACTTAAAGATTTCCAAATTGAACAGCCGCGGTGCGTCTTCGATGCGGATGTTGCGAAAGAGCACATCGCTCACCTCGGCACGCTCGCCGATGACAATGCCGAGCGCAGCCTCCGGCGCCTCATTACCCCAGAGTCGCGCGTGGATGACGTCGCAGTCCTCGATGACGATATCCCTAAAGGATTCGGCTCCGGTCTCGGTGCCGATGCGTACCGCATAGCCCCAATCGCCGTTGAAAAATACGCTGCGGCG
This is a stretch of genomic DNA from candidate division KSB1 bacterium. It encodes these proteins:
- a CDS encoding glycosyl hydrolase, with translation MKVIVLLTCLGLTTLQAQVARWIFSTGSASWVESPVKLQTFDGTDYRLLVIDPDIAFQTIDGFGGCFNERGWDALSYLSESDRRQVLRDLFDPYDGCRFTLCRMPVGANDYSFDYYSLAEIPEDYDMQHFSMEREHRYLIPYIKAAMEFQPDLKLFASPWSPPQWMKINRFYACQGEQETSRLRWEPQVLRAYALYFSKFIQAYRSEGINLVQLHVQNEVDACQIFPSCLWSGEELTEFYRDYLIPRLDADGIDIELWLGTINHGDIRKYADVMFADPVCRARVTGVSYQWDGKHAVADTRRKYPEKKLMQSENECGDGSNDVKAGLYTFSLMKKYFEGGVNSYIYWNMVLDESGMSTWGWKQNSMITVDRYRRQARYNFEFYVMKHFSRFIDPGAVRVKAIGYADDALAFRNPDGSIVVVMMNDSFNVKRVTVRLGKKMAQADLPSGSVSTLVFREK